The Pyrus communis chromosome 14, drPyrComm1.1, whole genome shotgun sequence sequence AAAGATAACAGCAAGCCTAAATTCCAAAAATATCTTCACCTATTCTTGGAAACAATGAAGTGCAAGATTTTTTTATACTTTAAACcccgtttgataatcatttcgtttttaatttttattatgaataatgaatgcagaGGGGAATACAAAGGGTAAAGGAAGGACGAGCGAAGGTGGAGGAATGGCGGCGGGAAGGAAGTTACGGAAGAGTATGcaagttgaaaattgaaaactaaaatcaatttgTAATAGAGTTTTGTTTCTTGTCTTGCGTTCACCATCTTCGTTATTTAATTTTGCAAATACATTCCCTCTATCtcaacaaagaaaaactaaaaatagtcGAATCCAAAAGGGGGATCAAACTCGGAGGCAACGGAGTACGCACATTATGTTAGTCAACCAATCTAACCCATATCTACAAAGTCTCGTGTTCGAATTTCTCTTCctgtaatttaaataaatttaatatagaTTATCtcttgtttgttaaaaaaataaatgctcCAAGACATTTTTAGTTTCACTCAAATTGTAGCCCGAGTCCAGCAACAAAACCGGACATCTCACCGAACTAGTTTTGGTGTCAAAATTCCCTTCGGGCGCTGATTTTTTCAAAGCAAAATTGAACCGAACCAAATATTTCGAAACCCCGCCAAATTAAAAAATCGGCTGCAAAAAACTCGAAACGAAAGAAAACGAAAGCTCCTCAATTTCAAAGTTCCCACCACAAATccaattttttcatttcttaattCACTTCAAATCCCAAATTCCAAATCAAAACCTCAAAAAGTCTCTCAAACTCACTCAATGAATCCCCCCACCAAATCAATTTTCTCTGCCCAAAAACCAGACCCACAAATGGATCAGAGATTTCATGGCCTGCCTCCTCTCAAGAGATTCAGACTCatgcagcaacagcagcagaaGGATGCCCTTTTGTCCCCGTTGCGCCTTCCAGCAAAGAAGCGAAAGGCGTCGAGAGACCAACTCGTTCTCCCTGACCCCACCGCCTCCGCTGCGGCCGGCTCCACCTATTCCCTGCCTGCCAAGAAAAGGGTTTGGGCGCTTCAGCCCGATTTGTTCACTGAAGAGCCACGTTTGACATTGGACCTTAATGTCGAGTACAAGCCGCCCTTTGGGTCGGAGCTAGAAGAAGAGCCAAAATCGGAGGAAGACAAGGGTAAAGCTGAAAATGGTTGCAATGAAGATATTGAAAATACCCAAGAGAAGAAAAGCCAAGAAATCGCAGGGGATGGAGAGTGcagcgaagaagaagaagaagaagatgatgatgatgggaTTGTTTGTGCTGTTTGTCAGAGCACAGATGGAGATCCATCAGATCCAATTGTCTTCTGTGATGGGTGTAATCTGACGGTTCATGCCTCCTGCTATGGCAATCCACTCGCAAAGGGTATTCCGGAAGGAGATTGGTTCTGCGCCCAATGCGCGTTTTCTGCTGTGCATTCCCAATCCAATGAGTCCTGTTCTTGCTGCTTATGTCCTGTCAAAGGAGGGGCAATGAAGCCTACCGGAGACGGCAGGTGGGCACACATTGTGTGTGCGCTTTATGTCCCAGAGGTGTTCTTCAAGGACCCTGAAGGCCGGGAGGGGATTGATTGCTCCAAGGTTCCGAAAAGGCGGTGGAAGGAGAGATGCTATGTTTGTGAGAGTTCAAGGGGGTGTGCTATTCAGTGCTCCGAGCTTAAGTGCCCTCTGGCATTTCATGTGAGTTGTGGCTTGAATGAGGATCTTTGTATTGAgtacaaggaaggaaggaataAGGGAGCTATTGTGGCTGGGTTTTGTAAAAAGCACTCAGATCTGTGGATAAAGGTAGGTGCTTTTTCGCAAATCACTTCtcctttgagttttaactcgTTGAGTTTGATTGTCGTATTTTGATGGGGATTTTGCTAATTGGGTTTCTTTCTATTGCAGCAAGAACAAACTGGGAAGTACAAGATTGTCGCTAGAGAAGACTGAATAGTACaagtaattaaattttgatGGATTAGTGTTTGATTGCGTTGGTTAGTGTTTGATAATTGGCTTTTTCTTTGTGTCTGGAATTTACATGTTGCTGTCATTTTTTTTAGATGTCTGTAGGGTTCTAGTGTCGACTTATTTGATTCTTGCTGTGACTGATGATGCATTTTACTTAGACTCTAACATATTGTCGTTGCGTTCGAGCTGAATTCAATTAATGTTGAGCATCTGCTAGCCAAGGAAACCCAGGTTTAGGTTTGAACTAAATGATTTAGACGAAGAAATCCATTCTAACGACGTTTCAGCTTATGTGACGAAAGTTGATTTCAAGTTGTATTTACAGTGTTGTGAGTTTTAACAACTCATGGCAATTGATGTAGGACTGTGGGGTTTCATCTGAATAATACTATCGTTTACTTATGTGAGAGATGTCTGATTTATGAATCTTTCGTTCGAATCGCCAGGCCTTGCAGAGGAAATGCTCATCTCTGTCTTTTAAGGATGTCTTCCAAATATTTAGATATGTGGTCTGCACCTTGAGTCCTACTATACATCATTGCATTTTTAAGTGGCTTAGATATCTCACTTGCTAGATATTCGTGGATTTTTTAGCATATATTTAACCGTTAAATTTAATAATGTATGTCATTATTTGGCCCAATAACTTGTGCAATTAAGGCCGTTGAATAAACATAGCTTTTAACTGTTAAATGaaaaagtgaagataatttgttattgttaaaggattatattatggtttttatcataataattatcttttaatttgaattatCTTGGTATCTTTTTAAACGGGATAGATTGGATGCGGATTATATTCCCAAGCAAGCAGTATAGTTCAAATTGATTTGGAATGTCTGGCGTGTGGTGGTGGTGACAGATTGACAAGTAGTTagaaatgaatttaaaatgaatttgaaattcattAAATGGGGATCAGGAGGCCACAGGTCTGCTGTCTCCAAAATAAAGGACCCAGCTTCTTTGCCCTTCCAGTTTCCATACACTCTCATCTTCTCctattttgtgtggtcacagttaagccatgttaacattttatattgaattattttataaagataataagataaaaaacaatagtgatataaaatattgacatgacTTAATTATGATCGCACAAATAGGAGGAGATGAGAACCTTAACCGTACAAATAGAAGAGGATGGGAGTACATGGGAACTGGGAAGGTAGAGAAGCCAGGTCCCAAAATAAATGTCTCCTTGGTGTCTTTTCGGTAATTTTGCGACACCTGTCCAACACTTAACAGAGAATTAACATTGTTAAGTCCTTTTAACACACCTCCACCTCTGTTATTTCTTCGTTTGCAACCACCactttttcagttttcattgtTGCCGTCTCCTTCAgaaattgatatatatattggaAACCCAAATTCTACAATTTCGGATTCAAACAGAATGTTTTCCAATCTTTCCAGTTGACCCAACCCATGCTGAGTTGCTTAACTTATTGCATCTTAATCTTATGTTGTGTTGTGTTGCTTGAGAGAGATTAACGATAACCGAATAATTGATTGATGGAGAGATAAAACgagtttgaaattgaaatattgaaAGATACAATGACTTGTTTTGACAAATTCGTTGAGATTAGCAGAGTGGACGTTCCTGGTGGCGTGTGCTCGCAGCTGGTGGCCAAGCCATATGAATCAAAATCGTCGCTTTGAATTGTGGGCTCTCGCTGGCGGCGGTGAGGTGTGGAGGAGTCAAGAGTAGGTGGGGTCACATTGGTATATAAACACAACACTGTTTTGTTGATGATATGAAGAACAAGGTGGCCTGAAGATATGGAGGATGAGTACATCGGAACGGTTCTGGTACCAGTGGGTGCCTTTATAAGAGAGGACTTAAACGTCCGaaccccaaaccaaaaaaaaaaaagatttaacaGTGGTAATTACGTGTTGGACATGTGTCGTAATATTAAATAAGAGACATGAAAGAGACATATTTTGggggaaaaggatcctctcctgagcataggatgaggatcctcctgaccacaAAATTCGGACCGTTTAATTTTAATCCAACAgttgtaattattataattttttagggAACCCTTTGTTTagagccgttggattaaaattaaACGGTCCGGATTTCGTGGTCAGGAGGATCTTCATCCTGAGCTCAGGAGATGATCCTCTTTAAATAGGAACAGCAGACCTGTGGCCGGATCAGGATGCATGGATGGTGATGGAATTATGATGAGATAATAAAGCCTAGGTAGGCTAGGCTATTGGTCATGATGGGATAAGCCTGGATAGGCTCTTATTATCTTTGAAAAGTCAATCATCTCAAGATAGCCTTTAACTTATGTCACAGATCAACCATTCTACGAGTTtaagttttaagtatatttttgcTTACCTAAATTTatcaaatggtaaaattggaaaatattggaatagagaaggggttttttcatccaaaaaagttctaataatataagtgaaatagaatccaacGATACAGATTTACTCTCATTTATCTTATTGTTGttatttaagtaaagtctttaatagttttttaattaatatagaagtgtaaaaaaatatataaacgcttgcaatgacaagctttacaactttcatgaagagcttaacttcgaaatttgccactataatcatataaatcatagaccaaaatttaaccgttgattgttaTTTACATTTACACTTTCttgttctcatcaaattttgttttttcagattttcatttttgaaaacatgatctattagatgATGCAGGAAGATGAACTGTTTGGATCGTTAATATTATATTCAGAGCTTTACGGCTAGTGAAATTATTGCTTGATGTCTATgaagtttctacaaactatatgacatcgactcatatGTTGGTTAACTATAAATATCGaaacgtgatatcaaagatTTGAACCGTTCATTTTCTTATATCcgccagatgatcatgttttcaaaaaagaaaattaaaaaaatgaaattcagtaagaagaataaagcgtaaatgacaattgacggttaaatataaatttaagattTTGAGTCCTACTATACATCATTGCTTTTTTAAGTGGCTTAGATATCCCACTTGCTAGATATTCGTGGATTCTTAAGCACACATTCAACCGTTAAATTTAATAATGTATGCCATTATTTGAACCCAAAATTGCATCATCGACCCATGCAATCAAAGCCGTTGAGTGAGCATAGCTCCCAACTGTTGGATGaaaaagtgaagataatttCGTTATtgttaaaggataatattatgatttttatcataataattatcttttagtaTGAATTATCTTGGCATATTCTTAAACGGGATAGATAGGATGCAGATTATATCCCCAAGCAAACGGTATAGTTCAAATTGATTTGGGATGTCTGGCGTGTGGTGGTGGTGATAGATTGATAAGTAGTCagaaatgaatttaaaatgTATTTGAAATTCATTAAATGGGGATCATGATGCATGGATGGGTGATGGAATTATGGTGAGATAAGAAAGCCTAGGTAGGCCAGGCTTTTGGTCATGATGGGATAAGCCTAGATAGGCTCTTATTATCTTTAAAAAGTCAGCCATCTGAAGATAGGCTTTAGCCTATGCCACGGATCAGTCATTCTATGAGTTTGAGTTTCATTCGGTTGCTACGAAATTATCAGGCCGTGCCAAGAAAAAGTATGGATGCTATAAATAGAGTCAATGGCGACATTTGAagccccctccaattcaacacacaaattgtcCTCCATAAAGATTTTCAacaacctttgagattttatcctTCCCCTCTTTCTTttgccgacacatcttcagtttggaaaTTTGAGATTGAATTTGAACTTCGTccaatttccattttttttatcagaTTATTCGAAATTGAAATTATCTCAGAATTTTCGAAATTAGAATCTTTTTGAAAATGTTCAGATTTGAAGCGGAATTCTAATGGCataatttgaaatttcaatCCAACTTGCACCCTACACGTGAATGAGAGAGACACGCAAAGAAATATATACAAGCATTTAGAAGGCAACTTGTTCTTTAAGGAAAATTTTCTCGAGGCAAACCCTAAAATGACTTTGTTTACATGCTCTTGCGGGCGGAATTACACTTACAATgtcaattcattttttttcttgaaaagtAAGAATCACAAGTTGGAAGGGTTTGGTTAGGGTAATTAATGTGATAAACCAGAGCTTTAattatgagagatttttttgtGTGTCAGAAATTCAGTCCAGTGCACCAAATGTCCTAATATAAGTGATatgatacttgaaaaaaaaaattaactactTGTATTAGTTGACATTTGGTGTACCAGACCGTGTTAACACTTGGTGTACCAAACCGTGTTTCCCGTACATTGAAAATTATCTTTAATTATAATGATTTTTGTTTGATCTACATGACTAATAGCTGATGAAACTAACCAATAGGTCTGAACTAGAACCCTCATTATATTAGAAAGAATATTCAAATAAAGTGGCGTACCGCCCATGTGTGtttgtacacacacacacacacacacacttcatAGCTAATATTCATCAAATTCCAAATGATAAAGTCTGCATGCAGACCTCAAGCCTTTGACACTTCCTTCTTGTTCATTAATTCAACGTCTCTATCCGATTTAGGGTTGTAAAGTCCATGACCAAATCGTTTACGTACCCTGCAAGTAATGTTCTCTAATGTATAACACCAATACTATCACCTCACCAcctctctataaataccttgcATGGCATGGCCtaaaagaaaacacaaacactttctATAATATTACCAGATACTTGTTTGTATATTGTGAGATATTTTGAAAGGGATCGAAAGTACTCGAAACTATATATACCATGTCTATGAAGTTGATTGGGAGCCTCTGCAGCTGCATATGGCTTGTCATGGCCGTATCAACCCTAGCCCAAACATCCGATGACTCGAATGCTGTGCTTGACACTGCCGGGCAGGCTCTTCAATCCGGTGTGGACTACTACATCAATCCCGCTATTACCGACAGTGGCGGGCGTTTCACTTTGATCAACAGAACTGGATGTCCACTAAATGTTGGTCAAGAAAATGTCTCAGGTCCTGAGGGCTTGCCTGTGACATTTTCTCCTTTTGTTGAGGGGGAAACTGTGGTGAGGGAAGGAAGGGACCAAAAGATCACATTCTCAGCATCCACAATCTGTGTGCAATCAACTGCATGGAAGGTGGGTGAGACCGATCAAGACACCCAAAGGAGATTAATTATCACCGGAGAAGACGAAAACCAAGGCCTTCCTGGCCCTGCCGGAAACTACTTCCGGATTACAAAGCAGGCAACACCAGATGGTGTGTACAATCTGGAATGGTGCCCTACTGAAGTGTGTCCAACTTGTAGGTTCATTTGTGGATCTGTTGGTGCTATTGTTGAGAATGACAAGAGGCTGCTGGCCTTGGATGGTTCAGCGCTTCCTGTTGTGTTTGAGAGGgcttaaatttaaatatgtcCACATATTATATGGGAAACTAATTAAGCGGACCTTAATTATAGTGAGTTATTTCTGTAATAATGGTAGTGATCATGTCCTAGCTGACTATGATCATGATCTCTTCTCTCTTTTACTGTATCTGAATTATAAATAAACCGATGCAAACTAATGTTATATTGAAGttaattatttcttaattatatattgtcatcgtatgttaattaatcatgaTAAAACAGGTGCTAATATATATAGTTCATCTTTTTTTTACGACCCTTATCTTGACTATAGCTTTCTATACGTTGATACGTGTCATCGTTAATGATATCGTTCTCATACATAAAAACAGACTACCGTACACGCCCTTTGCCGGCTAGCTACCCTGCCTACCTCATCTATAGGCATTTCTATCCCCACGTGTCTTGTGACTGTGATGGTTGGGGTTGTTTTGTTTGTGAAGTCAAATATAACGAAATAATTAATGGATAGTTATGACTTAAGGGTGCATTTGTTTGATGTTATTAAGTGCGACTGGCTTAAGTGGGACTACAGTCCCATGTTTGGCGCGGGTTGGGATTAAGGTAAATGAGACTAGCCGAGACTCGCTCAGACTACGGCCCTCACTGACGCATCAATACGAATCCCGTGCTCCACCATGGGATTGCTAAGACCCCCTATGATCCTGTCTTCTGCATCATCAACTACTACGCGCCCCGTCGCCCTAATCAACCTCGTCGCCAACTCCAACACCTCGCCAACGCCTTGTGCTGGAAATTTTTTTGCCCGCCAATTTTCAATATGTTGAgggaaaacccaaaaaccctaGACCTCCAAATCGAAATCTAAAATATGAACAAACAGAAATCGCAGTCAAACACGTCAAGAAGATGTTCATCTTGAAGAGATTGGGGCATTTGCAATTGAATTGATCACTTCAAAATGATGTTTAGCTCTGCTCTATCAACATCTATTCCTTGTCTTCTTTATATCCTTATTTGAACCTTGTCTCGAAATTGACCATAGTTATCCTGCAGAACATCTACAAACAAATTACTAACACATCTTGAAGAGATTGGGGCTTTTGCAACTGAATCGCACTAGATGATTGGATTCCATTGAAGAGATTGGAGACGGTGGTTGGGATTTTTggaagcaaagaaaagaaaaggttaaTATCAGTGAAGAAGAGCAGAGAATAGCTTTTGTGAATACAAtgagataaaaaaaatgaaataaaaaattataaaagtgaaataaaaaatagaaaaatatttaaTCTGTCAatttagtccgacactgcaccaaacacttcactaTTCTTACCCTGCTTAGTCCAAGCCAagtcagtccaacttagtccctaaAGCCCAATCCGAGATAGTCCATTACAACAAACGCAATGTGTTCATAGGATAATGCTTACTTTCCTCTTGGGAGACGAATAAGTCCATTTCACCACACTTAATAACACATCTTTTTCGTTGAAAATTCATAATCAGAATTGTCAATTTTTCAATCTTTGttagaagattttttttatttataaaaaatcatttaaattagAATTTATTTAGTTATTCGAATGTATGATATAACATTATTCTATATCATTATATTATACAAAAATTAGAAGGGATAGGTTGACTTCATGACTAATGCATGTTTCCCACCTTtaggttggaaaaaaaaaagaagtatgaACATGTATACATTATAGATCTACTGAATTATCAATCCAATACTAATTAAGCACCAAGCATGGCCTAAAAGACTATCTATAATTATATTCTGCTACACAATTATTTCACTATCTATAATTATATTCCTCTCGATCATCCCTTTAATTagggaaaaggatccggcgaaATTAGGGAGAAGGATCCTCATCGGATCCTTTTCTTAGGAATCATgtgatcgtgatcgttcatcgtatatcttagaccatctccaatagAAAGGTCCAAAGGGCCAAAAAACGctcgaaaatcgtctccaaccgagggctaggccaaagagCTCGTGGGCTCCACTagacaaaaaagggccaacCGGCTGGGCCAGAATTTTAAGTATTCATGTCGGATATAAGCGACAATGTTGTGCATTATTCCTGTCGGTTAGATCCAACAGGAATGGTAGGTCAAAAATTTAaatacaacggctagctgaAGGTAGCcgttatttttgaaatttttttttttacagtttttttttttttttttttttttattatacaaaatttttttcctataacttctattttttttcctataacttcccataacttctattttacaaaatttgttacatattttttttaaattctatttttttttcctataacttcctaagctattatacaacattaaattaaattaagtaacatgaaacaacattaaacaatacaaacaatacattaaataatattaaccaacagaaaattatacaacataaaaaaaaacatttaacaacatcaaacttaaacaacatttttaaaaacatttaacaacataaaacttaaatgcctactccatgcttcttttggcccaaagatgtgcaacaagatcctatTGTAGGTACTTTTTTGTGGCACTGGAACGTATCCTAATACAAGTAATatgatacttgaaaaaaaaaactaactacTTGTATTAGTTGACGCTTGATGTACCAGATCGTGTTTCCAGTACATTGAAAATTATCTTTAATTATAATGATTTTTGTTTGATCTACATAACTAATAGCTGATCAAACTAACCAATAGGTCTGAACTAGAACCCTTATTATATTAGAAAGAATATTCAAATAAAGTGGCGTACCGCCCACGTGTGTTTGTATATACGTACACTTCATAGCTACTATTCATCAAATTCCAAGTGATAAAGTCTGCATGCAGACCTCAAGCCTTTGACACTTTCCTTCTTGTTCAGTAATTCAACGTCTCTATCCGATTAAGGGTTGTAAAGTCAATGACCAAATCGTTTACGTACCCTGCAAGTAATATTCTCTAATGGGTAACACCAATACTATCACCTCACCAcctctctataaataccttgcATGGCATGGCCTAAAAGAAAACATACACACTTTCTATAATATTACCAGATACTTGTTTGTATATTGTGAGATATTTTGAAAGCAATCGAAAGTACTCGAAACTATGTATACCATGTCTATGAAGTTGATTGGGAGCATCTGCAGCTGCATATGGCTTGTCATGGCCGTATCAACCCTAGCCCAAACTTCCGATGACTCGAATGCTGTGCTTGACACTGCCGGAAAGGCTCTTCAATCCGGTGTGGACTACTACATCAATCCCGCTATTACCGACAGTGGCGGGCGTTTCACTTTGATCAACAGAACTGGATGTCCACTAAATGTTGGTCAAGAAAATGTCTCAGGTCCTGAGGGCTTGCCTGTGACGTTTTCTCCTTTTGTTGAGGGGGAAACTGTGGTGAGGGAAGGAAGGGACCAAAAGATCACATTCTCAGCATCCACAATCTGTGTGCAATCAACTGCATGGAAGGTGGGTGAGACCGATCAAGACACCCAAAGGAGATTAATTATCACCGGAGAAGACGAAAACCAAGGCCTTCCTGGCCCTGCCGGAAACTACTTCCGGATTACAAAGCAGGCAACACCAGATGGTGTGTACAATCTGGAATGGTGCCCTACTGAAGTGTGTCCAACTTGTAGGTTCATTTGTGGATCTGTTGGTGCTATTGTTGAGAATGACAAGAGGCTGCTGGCCTTGGATGGTTCAGCGCTTCCTGTTGTGTTTGAGAGGgcttaaatttaaatatgtcCACATATTATATGGGAAACTAATTAAGCGGACCTTAATTATAGTGAGTTCTTTATGTAATAATGGTAGTGATCATGTCCTAGCTGACTATGATCATGAtctcttctctcttttattATATCTGAATTATAAATAAACCGATGCAAACTAATGTTATATGGAAGttaattatttcttaattatatattgtcatcgtatgttaattaatcatgaTAAAACAGGTGCTATATCGTTCTCATGCATAAAAATAGACTACCGTACACGCCCTTTGCCGGCTAGCTACCCTGCGTACCTCATCTATAGGCATTTCTATCCACCCACGTGTCTTGTGACTGTGATGGTTGGGGTTGTTTTGTTTGTGAAGTCAAATATAACGAGATAATTAATGGATGGTTATGACTTAAATGTGTTCATAGGATAATGCTTACTTTCCTCTTTGGGAGAGGAATAAGTCCATTTCACCACTCTTAATAACACATCTTTTTCGTTGAAAATATCAGAATCCTCAATTTTTTTAATGCACGGCTCGTTCTTCGAGCCCTGCCTCTCCCCCGCTCTCCTCGTTCTTCGttagaagattttttttttttttttttttttttttttataaaaaatcatttaaattataatttatttagttATTCAAATGtatctgttgaccctaaaaattacacaacctacgtggcgcgcaggccgagtaactaataagctaactacgtccttcggtcgaatgcggggcgtgccaactcgtcggccgagctcggccgaggagtaaaatttgttgatgttgcgttgagcgcgtcggtgacttctttatcttgcgattgcggccgaggaaggaacaaatctcggcctttggattctcgagcctgaagacaaggctgctagttctacgaagttcaatatcaaattcggcttttatggtgccgaatgtagtaacctggtaacacctcacttcgccgagaaggctaatgagatgacctctgccaataaggatttgaaaatccttctcgaccgagacttggatagataaccagtcggcctcgacgcagtgctgtttatccaaactgaaggtgcttcgggaacggctgattctacggcaacagtgctgtttatccaaactgaagatgttcgccggttgccttcacagtgctgtttatccaaactgaagatgtgtcggcggaaaaagaaaataaaaaatctcaagatgtttgagaggttttgcgcagggcagttgggtgttgaattggaggtcctctGAATGGTGTTCgcagccttgtatttatagaagcagatgtgtggtgcggctttacttgtgtagaatttgattttaattcaaactcatcagctAGAGTCTAGGTCAAAGACTTCTCAAGGTAAGCAACAACCTATCTTTTAGATATCATTTATCTTTAAACGATCCGCTGGATATAGCCAATATTAGGCTTAGATAATCCAAtatatattaagagataatattatgattaaaaccacaatattattccttaataataattgaaaattatctcaaccactttatcatccaacggtctagaactTTACTCATCTAACGGCCTTGATTGTATGGGCCGATAGCGTAAATTTAGGTCCAAACAGTATCATATAACATTATTCTATATCATTATATTATCTGAAAATCTGACTTTAGTTCCTGAAACTTAATTTTCTCCACATAAAACCCGACATAAGTTTTTAACTGGAATAAAACCCATTGACTGG is a genomic window containing:
- the LOC137714124 gene encoding uncharacterized protein is translated as MNPPTKSIFSAQKPDPQMDQRFHGLPPLKRFRLMQQQQQKDALLSPLRLPAKKRKASRDQLVLPDPTASAAAGSTYSLPAKKRVWALQPDLFTEEPRLTLDLNVEYKPPFGSELEEEPKSEEDKGKAENGCNEDIENTQEKKSQEIAGDGECSEEEEEEDDDDGIVCAVCQSTDGDPSDPIVFCDGCNLTVHASCYGNPLAKGIPEGDWFCAQCAFSAVHSQSNESCSCCLCPVKGGAMKPTGDGRWAHIVCALYVPEVFFKDPEGREGIDCSKVPKRRWKERCYVCESSRGCAIQCSELKCPLAFHVSCGLNEDLCIEYKEGRNKGAIVAGFCKKHSDLWIKQEQTGKYKIVARED
- the LOC137715755 gene encoding kunitz type trypsin inhibitor 111-like, with the translated sequence MSMKLIGSLCSCIWLVMAVSTLAQTSDDSNAVLDTAGQALQSGVDYYINPAITDSGGRFTLINRTGCPLNVGQENVSGPEGLPVTFSPFVEGETVVREGRDQKITFSASTICVQSTAWKVGETDQDTQRRLIITGEDENQGLPGPAGNYFRITKQATPDGVYNLEWCPTEVCPTCRFICGSVGAIVENDKRLLALDGSALPVVFERA
- the LOC137716072 gene encoding kunitz type trypsin inhibitor 111-like, coding for MYTMSMKLIGSICSCIWLVMAVSTLAQTSDDSNAVLDTAGKALQSGVDYYINPAITDSGGRFTLINRTGCPLNVGQENVSGPEGLPVTFSPFVEGETVVREGRDQKITFSASTICVQSTAWKVGETDQDTQRRLIITGEDENQGLPGPAGNYFRITKQATPDGVYNLEWCPTEVCPTCRFICGSVGAIVENDKRLLALDGSALPVVFERA